From a single Drosophila sulfurigaster albostrigata strain 15112-1811.04 chromosome 3, ASM2355843v2, whole genome shotgun sequence genomic region:
- the LOC133843581 gene encoding uncharacterized protein LOC133843581 isoform X1, whose amino-acid sequence MNNNWPGDDDEFDLALNDNELEKLLIAASQPHQDQQQQQRQQPPQTEKSEFEGFNESAGETWLYPSNLPLRAYQHSIVQSALYRNTLVVLPTGLGKTFIAAVVMYNLHRWYPDGKLIFMAPTRPLVSQQIAACQKIMPFPADDTVELTGRLPRAKRAELWMNKRVFFATPQVVQSDMLDTGDGLQFPFDAIKLLVVDEAHRAKGRYAYTQVTESIMARNRNFRMLALSATPGRSMDDVASVCRNLYISHLEVRWDQSIDVQPYIHQRSLRTIVVPLKDTIRETRASLLQIIDPYLRQLIAADVLKNARGNISRNSLLFDQNRFQEQTANGQRHPEQSTITSNFSMCISLYHSLELLERHGLRVFVNNFDADERGNLKFVLRDAALRDLVEQTRGQLGANPLDISTRPMTNGEVAPMPAKLDFGHPKYEQARLVMELHFEVNPNSRAIVFCEYRESVMLIQRLLLQHRPVVRPRCFVGQSSNGGGICALTQKEQLQIMSDFRSGICNVLVATSIGEEGLDVGEVDLIVCFDICSSNPTRFVQRIGRTGRQKRGQVVMLVTEGREQQLLKEVLANKDQTTRKLLQSPVVKRSLYEYAPRLVPPHLHPKCEQRFMEPAPASAAATKCKTPSPKGKARKQQKEPTVRCHDLRKFFKQSEDKFLQGECTYQASEESQRMLQQQVARHSVNVLNFLGDTQATAATTSIVPATSNVPTTSNIPATSISATTSSNSVSSALGSSQEETQRLRKLTRLLQASKPLVSESLRSQDLMAQLQDKQLPQALKLFLLQSNTCFVRDIHDKMQQQLALQLPESRLNSRQQRTRRIHELVETVCAGQMEQLLQPATSCAELTLKDLRQPLDKQRQKRFEAVCDDIFRDLQEQGVGADNYELVHQQLEQLELRRLEQTMKEQLANESSCIYDQWAEDVAEEEEEEEQATELLPSSSVYKSQWQEFVQHGNHDEVPLSSTPVRIKPQLNDSSVVACSQLSANLSRLNCVMSAASTPLQQKLQKTMAKNSLLDALDENLSDFDQLTEDVDEAAKVKTETLTAPDMSTPDAIDIDLNDFLEPLPEEELLKQSGSKETQSAVTPRNLSPDLFAEDSMSPWLPPTTATVSAVAVAKPAPAPAKSLAAKLAAKTIKAEPALQSPEHRKRCTPLGAEKSPSIFENYLQRMRGRGQLSRAAQRLHSMSSGMPKVAQNEAEVSSGQEEDSPIMRNRPAKRKIYVISDDDENEQENKPVPVTQLLDDSYDHVPATQVDLLTPPRRNSRQKRPKFNSFILQEADLSGSDHGEDEDAEQTIGTYLKDSVVVSSGDEDDHNDTNVHAMYLQAVRSPIQRPGAFKIPAPRVYHDESIYSQPVDVEPSQYYPCSFIANDESTTVVDAHDVSECPLERAERILKEERRERRLLKRGAAAAPIVGRVVPKRRRAIHVIEDSSDEDDGILIH is encoded by the exons ATGAACAACAATTGGCCGGGTGACGATGATGAATTCGACTTGGCACTAAATGATAATGAACTAGAAAAACTATTGATTGCTGCCTCACAGCCTCATCAagaccaacaacagcagcaaagacAGCAGCCGCCACAAACTGAGAAGTCGGAGTTCGAGGGATTTAATGAGAGTGCTGGAGAAACATGGCTCTATCCAAGCAATCTGCCACTACGCGCCTATCAGCACAGCATAGTGCAATCAGCTCTCTATCGCAACACATTGGTGGTGCTGCCGACGGGTCTCGGCAAGACATTTATTGCAGCCGTTGTGATGTACAATCTGCATCGTTGGTATCCTGATGGCAAACTGATTTTTATGGCGCCCACACGCCCATTGGTTTCGCAGCAGATCGCCGCCTGCCAAAAGATAATGCCCTTCCCAGCCGACGACACCGTCGAGCTAACGGGGCGTTTGCCGCGCGCCAAGCGCGCTGAACTCTGGATGAACAAGCGTGTCTTCTTTGCCACACCACAAGTGGTGCAATCCGATATGCTGGACACCGGCGATGGCCTGCAGTTCCCCTTCGACGCTATCAAGCTACTGGTGGTCGACGAGGCGCATCGGGCCAAGGGACGCTATGCCTATACCCAGGTGACGGAGTCGATTATGGCTCGCAATCGCAACTTTCGCATGCTGGCGTTGTCCGCAACTCCGGGACGGAGTATGGATGATGTAGCGAGTGTGTGTCGAAATCTGTACATATCACATCTAGAGGTACGCTGGGATCAGTCCATCGATGTGCAGCCATATATACATCAGCGTAGCCTGCGCACCATTGTTGTTCCTCTCAAGGATACCATCAGAGAAACACGCGCCAGCCTTCTGCAGATCATCGATCCCTATCTGCGTCAGCTCATCGCCGCCGATGTGCTAAAGAATGCACGTGGCAACATCTCGCGCAACAGTCTGTTGTTCGATCAGAATCGCTTCCAGGAGCAGACCGCCAACGGACAACGTCATCCGGAGCAGAGCACCATCACCAGTAACTTCTCCATGTGCATCAGCTTGTACCATTCGCTTGAGCTGCTGGAGCGACATGGATTGCGTGTGTTTGTCAACAATTTTGATGCGGATGAGCGAGGCAACCTCAAGTTTGTGCTACGTGATGCTGCACTGAGAGATTTAGTGGAGCAGACACGAGGACAGCTGGGCGCCAATCCTTTGGATATTTCGACACGTCCTATGACCAATGGCGAGGTGGCGCCAATGCCAGCGAAACTGGACTTTGGACATCCCAAATACGAGCAGGCTCGGCTGGTGATGGAACTCCACTTCGAG GTGAATCCCAATTCCCGTGCCATTGTCTTCTGCGAATATCGTGAGTCCGTGATGCTGATTCAACGTTTACTCCTGCAGCACAGACCTGTAGTGCGACCGCGCTGCTTTGTGGGTCAGAGCAGCAATGGAGGCGGCATTTGTGCACTCACCCAGAAGGAGCAGCTGCAGATTATGTCCGACTTTCGCAGCGGCATCTGCAATGTCCTAGTGGCGACCTCCATCGGCGAGGAAGGATTAGATGTGGGTGAAGTGGATCTGATTGTCTGCTTCGATATCTGCAGCTCGAATCCCACGCGCTTTGTGCAACGAATTGGACGCACTGGTCGCCAAAAGCGCGGTCAGGTAGTTATGCTGGTGACCGAAGGAcgtgagcagcagctgctgaagGAGGTGCTGGCCAACAAGGATCAAACGACACGCAAGCTGCTGCAATCGCCGGTGGTCAAGAGATCACTCTACGAGTATGCGCCACGTCTGGTGCCACCGCATTTGCATCCGAAGTGCGAGCAGCGTTTCATGGAACCAGCGCCAGCGtcggcggcagcaacaaagtGCAAAACGCCCTCGCCAAAGGGCAAGGCACGCAAGCAGCAGAAGGAACCGACAGTAAGGTGTCACGATCTCCGCAAGTTCTTCAAGCAGAGCGAAGACAAGTTTCTGCAAGGCGAGTGCACTTATCAGGCCAGCGAGGAGTCGCAGCGCATGCTGCAACAGCAGGTGGCACGGCACAGTGTCAATGTCCTGAACTTTCTGGGGGACACACAAGCAACTGCTGCCACCACAAGCATCGTTCCCGCCACAAGCAACGTTCCCACCACAAGCAACATTCCCGCAACTAGCATCTCAGCCACAactagcagcaacagcgtctCTAGCGCCTTGGGCAGCAGTCAGGAGGAGACGCAACGGTTGCGCAAGCTGACGCGACTGCTGCAGGCCAGCAAACCATTGGTTAGCGAGTCACTGCGCAGCCAGGATCTAATGGCACAGCTGCAGGACAAACAGCTGCCACAAGCACTTAAGTTATTTCTGCTTCAATCGAATACTTGTTTTGTGCGCGATATCCATGacaaaatgcagcagcagctggcgtTGCAGTTGCCAGAGTCGCGTCTCAATTCGCGACAACAGCGCACGAGGCGCATCCATGAACTTGTGGAGACTGTGTGCGCTGGCCAAATGGAGCAGCTGCTTCAGCCAGCGACATCTTGCGCCGAATTAACGCTAAAAGATCTGCGCCAGCCGCTGGATAAGCAGCGACAAAAGCGCTTTGAGGCTGTGTGCGACGATATCTTCAGAGATTTACAGGAGCAAGGTGTTGGCGCTGATAATTATGAGCTGGTGCATCAGCAATTGGAGCAGCTGGAATTGCGACGCTTGGAACAGACTATGAAAGAGCAGCTGGCCAATGAATCTTCGTGCATTTACGATCAGTGGGCAGAAGATGTGGCtgaagaggaggaagaggaggagcaGGCAACGGAGCTGCTGCCCAGCTCTTCAGTGTACAAAAGTCAATGGCAAGAGTTTGTGCAACATGGAAATCACGATGAAGTGCCGCTCAGTTCAACGCCAGTGCGCATTAAGCCGCAGCTGAATGACAGCTCCGTGGTGGCCTGCAGCCAGCTGAGCGCCAATTTGAGTCGATTGAATTGTGTCATGAGTGCGGCAAGCACGCCACTCCAGCAAAAGTTACAAAAAACAATGGCCAAGAACTCGCTGTTGGATGCGCTCGATGAGAATCTATCTGACTTTGATCAGCTGACTGAGGATGTTGATGAGGCGGCAAAAGTCAAGACAGAGACGTTAACGGCGCCCGACATGAGCACGCCGGACGCAATCGATATAGATCTCAACGATTTCCTGGAACCGCTGCCCGAGGAAGAGCTGCTAAAGCAGTCGGGCTCCAAGGAAACTCAATCAGCAGTTACTCCGCGCAATCTTTCGCCAGATCTGTTTGCCGAGGATTCCATGTCGCCCTGGCTgccgccaacaacagcaacagtatccgctgttgctgttgctaaaCCCGCTCCCGCTCCTGCCAAGAGTTTGGCCGCCAAGCTGGCAGCCAAAACAATTAAAGCTGAACCCGCGCTGCAATCACCTGAACACAGAAAACGCTGTACGCCTCTTGGCGCTGAGAAATCACCGAGCATATTCGAGAATTATCTGCAACGCATGCGAGGACGCGGTCAGCTCTCTAGGGCGGCACAGAGACTGCATTCCATGAGCAGTGGGATGCCAAAAGTGGCACAAAATGAAGCTGAGGTCAGCTCCGGTCAGGAGGAAGATTCGCCAATTATGCGAAATCGTCCAGCCAAGCGTAAGATCTATGTCATCTCCGATGACGATGAGAATGAGCAGGAGAATAAACCAGTGCCAGTTACGCAGCTACTCGATGATAGCTACGACCACGTGCCCGCCACACAAGTG GATCTATTGACGCCCCCAAGACGCAATTCCCGACAAAAACGCCCCAAATTCAATTCTTTTATACTGCAAGAGGCGGACCTAAGTGGCTCCGATCATGGGGAAGACGAGGATGCGGAGCAGACAATCGGCACGTATCTGAAAGactctgttgttgtgtctAGCGGGGATGAGGATGACCACAATGACACCAATGTGCATGCCATGTACCTGCAAGCGGTTCGAAGTCCCATACAGCGACCTGGAGCATTTAAGATTCCAGCGCCGCGCGTTTATCACGACGAATCGATTTACTCACAGCCAGTGGATGTGGAACCATCGCAATATTATCCCTGCTCATTCATTGCGAATGATGAGAGCACAACAGTTGTGGATGCACACGACGTCTCGGAGTGTCCGCTGGAGCG
- the LOC133843581 gene encoding uncharacterized protein LOC133843581 isoform X2, with protein MNNNWPGDDDEFDLALNDNELEKLLIAASQPHQDQQQQQRQQPPQTEKSEFEGFNESAGETWLYPSNLPLRAYQHSIVQSALYRNTLVVLPTGLGKTFIAAVVMYNLHRWYPDGKLIFMAPTRPLVSQQIAACQKIMPFPADDTVELTGRLPRAKRAELWMNKRVFFATPQVVQSDMLDTGDGLQFPFDAIKLLVVDEAHRAKGRYAYTQVTESIMARNRNFRMLALSATPGRSMDDVASVCRNLYISHLEVRWDQSIDVQPYIHQRSLRTIVVPLKDTIRETRASLLQIIDPYLRQLIAADVLKNARGNISRNSLLFDQNRFQEQTANGQRHPEQSTITSNFSMCISLYHSLELLERHGLRVFVNNFDADERGNLKFVLRDAALRDLVEQTRGQLGANPLDISTRPMTNGEVAPMPAKLDFGHPKYEQARLVMELHFEVNPNSRAIVFCEYRESVMLIQRLLLQHRPVVRPRCFVGQSSNGGGICALTQKEQLQIMSDFRSGICNVLVATSIGEEGLDVGEVDLIVCFDICSSNPTRFVQRIGRTGRQKRGQVVMLVTEGREQQLLKEVLANKDQTTRKLLQSPVVKRSLYEYAPRLVPPHLHPKCEQRFMEPAPASAAATKCKTPSPKGKARKQQKEPTVRCHDLRKFFKQSEDKFLQGECTYQASEESQRMLQQQVARHSVNVLNFLGDTQATAATTSIVPATSNVPTTSNIPATSISATTSSNSVSSALGSSQEETQRLRKLTRLLQASKPLVSESLRSQDLMAQLQDKQLPQALKLFLLQSNTCFVRDIHDKMQQQLALQLPESRLNSRQQRTRRIHELVETVCAGQMEQLLQPATSCAELTLKDLRQPLDKQRQKRFEAVCDDIFRDLQEQGVGADNYELVHQQLEQLELRRLEQTMKEQLANESSCIYDQWAEDVAEEEEEEEQATELLPSSSVYKSQWQEFVQHGNHDEVPLSSTPVRIKPQLNDSSVVACSQLSANLSRLNCVMSAASTPLQQKLQKTMAKNSLLDALDENLSDFDQLTEDVDEAAKVKTETLTAPDMSTPDAIDIDLNDFLEPLPEEELLKQSGSKETQSAVTPRNLSPDLFAEDSMSPWLPPTTATVSAVAVAKPAPAPAKSLAAKLAAKTIKAEPALQSPEHRKRCTPLGAEKSPSIFENYLQRMRGRGQLSRAAQRLHSMSSGMPKVAQNEAEVSSGQEEDSPIMRNRPAKRKIYVISDDDENEQENKPVPVTQLLDDSYDHVPATQVDLLTPPRRNSRQKRPKFNSFILQEADLSGSDHGEDEDAEQTIGTYLKDSVVVSSGDEDDHNDTNVHAMYLQAVRILNFGLGDAYWQCLRQLVILVWNS; from the exons ATGAACAACAATTGGCCGGGTGACGATGATGAATTCGACTTGGCACTAAATGATAATGAACTAGAAAAACTATTGATTGCTGCCTCACAGCCTCATCAagaccaacaacagcagcaaagacAGCAGCCGCCACAAACTGAGAAGTCGGAGTTCGAGGGATTTAATGAGAGTGCTGGAGAAACATGGCTCTATCCAAGCAATCTGCCACTACGCGCCTATCAGCACAGCATAGTGCAATCAGCTCTCTATCGCAACACATTGGTGGTGCTGCCGACGGGTCTCGGCAAGACATTTATTGCAGCCGTTGTGATGTACAATCTGCATCGTTGGTATCCTGATGGCAAACTGATTTTTATGGCGCCCACACGCCCATTGGTTTCGCAGCAGATCGCCGCCTGCCAAAAGATAATGCCCTTCCCAGCCGACGACACCGTCGAGCTAACGGGGCGTTTGCCGCGCGCCAAGCGCGCTGAACTCTGGATGAACAAGCGTGTCTTCTTTGCCACACCACAAGTGGTGCAATCCGATATGCTGGACACCGGCGATGGCCTGCAGTTCCCCTTCGACGCTATCAAGCTACTGGTGGTCGACGAGGCGCATCGGGCCAAGGGACGCTATGCCTATACCCAGGTGACGGAGTCGATTATGGCTCGCAATCGCAACTTTCGCATGCTGGCGTTGTCCGCAACTCCGGGACGGAGTATGGATGATGTAGCGAGTGTGTGTCGAAATCTGTACATATCACATCTAGAGGTACGCTGGGATCAGTCCATCGATGTGCAGCCATATATACATCAGCGTAGCCTGCGCACCATTGTTGTTCCTCTCAAGGATACCATCAGAGAAACACGCGCCAGCCTTCTGCAGATCATCGATCCCTATCTGCGTCAGCTCATCGCCGCCGATGTGCTAAAGAATGCACGTGGCAACATCTCGCGCAACAGTCTGTTGTTCGATCAGAATCGCTTCCAGGAGCAGACCGCCAACGGACAACGTCATCCGGAGCAGAGCACCATCACCAGTAACTTCTCCATGTGCATCAGCTTGTACCATTCGCTTGAGCTGCTGGAGCGACATGGATTGCGTGTGTTTGTCAACAATTTTGATGCGGATGAGCGAGGCAACCTCAAGTTTGTGCTACGTGATGCTGCACTGAGAGATTTAGTGGAGCAGACACGAGGACAGCTGGGCGCCAATCCTTTGGATATTTCGACACGTCCTATGACCAATGGCGAGGTGGCGCCAATGCCAGCGAAACTGGACTTTGGACATCCCAAATACGAGCAGGCTCGGCTGGTGATGGAACTCCACTTCGAG GTGAATCCCAATTCCCGTGCCATTGTCTTCTGCGAATATCGTGAGTCCGTGATGCTGATTCAACGTTTACTCCTGCAGCACAGACCTGTAGTGCGACCGCGCTGCTTTGTGGGTCAGAGCAGCAATGGAGGCGGCATTTGTGCACTCACCCAGAAGGAGCAGCTGCAGATTATGTCCGACTTTCGCAGCGGCATCTGCAATGTCCTAGTGGCGACCTCCATCGGCGAGGAAGGATTAGATGTGGGTGAAGTGGATCTGATTGTCTGCTTCGATATCTGCAGCTCGAATCCCACGCGCTTTGTGCAACGAATTGGACGCACTGGTCGCCAAAAGCGCGGTCAGGTAGTTATGCTGGTGACCGAAGGAcgtgagcagcagctgctgaagGAGGTGCTGGCCAACAAGGATCAAACGACACGCAAGCTGCTGCAATCGCCGGTGGTCAAGAGATCACTCTACGAGTATGCGCCACGTCTGGTGCCACCGCATTTGCATCCGAAGTGCGAGCAGCGTTTCATGGAACCAGCGCCAGCGtcggcggcagcaacaaagtGCAAAACGCCCTCGCCAAAGGGCAAGGCACGCAAGCAGCAGAAGGAACCGACAGTAAGGTGTCACGATCTCCGCAAGTTCTTCAAGCAGAGCGAAGACAAGTTTCTGCAAGGCGAGTGCACTTATCAGGCCAGCGAGGAGTCGCAGCGCATGCTGCAACAGCAGGTGGCACGGCACAGTGTCAATGTCCTGAACTTTCTGGGGGACACACAAGCAACTGCTGCCACCACAAGCATCGTTCCCGCCACAAGCAACGTTCCCACCACAAGCAACATTCCCGCAACTAGCATCTCAGCCACAactagcagcaacagcgtctCTAGCGCCTTGGGCAGCAGTCAGGAGGAGACGCAACGGTTGCGCAAGCTGACGCGACTGCTGCAGGCCAGCAAACCATTGGTTAGCGAGTCACTGCGCAGCCAGGATCTAATGGCACAGCTGCAGGACAAACAGCTGCCACAAGCACTTAAGTTATTTCTGCTTCAATCGAATACTTGTTTTGTGCGCGATATCCATGacaaaatgcagcagcagctggcgtTGCAGTTGCCAGAGTCGCGTCTCAATTCGCGACAACAGCGCACGAGGCGCATCCATGAACTTGTGGAGACTGTGTGCGCTGGCCAAATGGAGCAGCTGCTTCAGCCAGCGACATCTTGCGCCGAATTAACGCTAAAAGATCTGCGCCAGCCGCTGGATAAGCAGCGACAAAAGCGCTTTGAGGCTGTGTGCGACGATATCTTCAGAGATTTACAGGAGCAAGGTGTTGGCGCTGATAATTATGAGCTGGTGCATCAGCAATTGGAGCAGCTGGAATTGCGACGCTTGGAACAGACTATGAAAGAGCAGCTGGCCAATGAATCTTCGTGCATTTACGATCAGTGGGCAGAAGATGTGGCtgaagaggaggaagaggaggagcaGGCAACGGAGCTGCTGCCCAGCTCTTCAGTGTACAAAAGTCAATGGCAAGAGTTTGTGCAACATGGAAATCACGATGAAGTGCCGCTCAGTTCAACGCCAGTGCGCATTAAGCCGCAGCTGAATGACAGCTCCGTGGTGGCCTGCAGCCAGCTGAGCGCCAATTTGAGTCGATTGAATTGTGTCATGAGTGCGGCAAGCACGCCACTCCAGCAAAAGTTACAAAAAACAATGGCCAAGAACTCGCTGTTGGATGCGCTCGATGAGAATCTATCTGACTTTGATCAGCTGACTGAGGATGTTGATGAGGCGGCAAAAGTCAAGACAGAGACGTTAACGGCGCCCGACATGAGCACGCCGGACGCAATCGATATAGATCTCAACGATTTCCTGGAACCGCTGCCCGAGGAAGAGCTGCTAAAGCAGTCGGGCTCCAAGGAAACTCAATCAGCAGTTACTCCGCGCAATCTTTCGCCAGATCTGTTTGCCGAGGATTCCATGTCGCCCTGGCTgccgccaacaacagcaacagtatccgctgttgctgttgctaaaCCCGCTCCCGCTCCTGCCAAGAGTTTGGCCGCCAAGCTGGCAGCCAAAACAATTAAAGCTGAACCCGCGCTGCAATCACCTGAACACAGAAAACGCTGTACGCCTCTTGGCGCTGAGAAATCACCGAGCATATTCGAGAATTATCTGCAACGCATGCGAGGACGCGGTCAGCTCTCTAGGGCGGCACAGAGACTGCATTCCATGAGCAGTGGGATGCCAAAAGTGGCACAAAATGAAGCTGAGGTCAGCTCCGGTCAGGAGGAAGATTCGCCAATTATGCGAAATCGTCCAGCCAAGCGTAAGATCTATGTCATCTCCGATGACGATGAGAATGAGCAGGAGAATAAACCAGTGCCAGTTACGCAGCTACTCGATGATAGCTACGACCACGTGCCCGCCACACAAGTG GATCTATTGACGCCCCCAAGACGCAATTCCCGACAAAAACGCCCCAAATTCAATTCTTTTATACTGCAAGAGGCGGACCTAAGTGGCTCCGATCATGGGGAAGACGAGGATGCGGAGCAGACAATCGGCACGTATCTGAAAGactctgttgttgtgtctAGCGGGGATGAGGATGACCACAATGACACCAATGTGCATGCCATGTACCTGCAAGCGGTTCGAA